A genomic window from Wolbachia pipientis includes:
- the mdh gene encoding malate dehydrogenase: MIALRELGNVVLLDISNGIPQGKALDIAESSSIDGFDVNLVGINKYEDIKDSDAIIITAGIARKPGMSRDDLLQTNAKVMKEVGENIKKYSPNAFVIVVTNPLDAMVSVVHKFSNLPANMVVGMAGVLDSSRFRYFLARELNISVEDVSAFVLGGHGDTMVPLINCTSIAGIPLTQVINMGLITQKKVDEIVKRTRNGGKEIVDLLKSGSAYYAPASSAICMLESYLKDKRRILPCAAYLNGEYGVKDLFIGVPVIIGKNGVEKVLEVKMDNSEREMFDKSVNAVKELFRLISKSMVL; this comes from the coding sequence ATGATTGCACTAAGGGAACTCGGCAATGTTGTTTTACTTGATATTAGTAATGGAATACCGCAAGGTAAAGCACTCGACATAGCAGAGTCATCTTCCATTGATGGGTTTGATGTTAACTTAGTTGGTATAAATAAGTATGAAGACATAAAAGACTCTGATGCAATTATAATAACCGCTGGCATTGCCAGAAAACCAGGAATGAGCAGGGATGACCTCCTGCAAACCAATGCTAAAGTAATGAAGGAGGTTGGCGAAAATATTAAAAAATATTCTCCAAACGCGTTTGTAATAGTGGTTACCAACCCTCTGGATGCCATGGTTTCAGTGGTGCATAAATTTTCAAACCTTCCAGCTAATATGGTTGTTGGAATGGCAGGAGTGCTTGATTCTTCCCGTTTTCGTTATTTTCTTGCAAGAGAGCTAAATATCTCAGTTGAGGATGTGTCTGCCTTTGTGCTTGGAGGACATGGTGACACTATGGTACCACTCATTAATTGCACTTCTATCGCTGGCATTCCACTTACCCAAGTTATCAATATGGGTCTCATTACGCAGAAAAAAGTTGATGAAATAGTGAAGCGCACTCGCAATGGCGGTAAAGAAATAGTTGATCTGCTTAAGTCTGGATCTGCATACTACGCTCCTGCATCTTCAGCTATATGCATGTTAGAATCATATTTAAAAGATAAAAGGCGTATATTACCATGTGCTGCTTACCTTAATGGTGAATATGGTGTAAAAGATTTGTTTATTGGTGTTCCTGTAATTATTGGAAAAAATGGAGTTGAAAAGGTCCTAGAAGTTAAGATGGATAATAGTGAACGAGAAATGTTCGATAAATCTGTGAATGCAGTGAAAGAACTATTTAGGCTCATAAGCAAATCAATGGTTTTATAG
- a CDS encoding complex I NDUFA9 subunit family protein: MTKRVIIFGGTGFIGKHIVRRLAAEGYLIKIFTRNQEKAACLKLCGNLGRISIFKGDFFDEKSVLEGMEECDVAINLVGILYEAKKHDFYAVHVKIAERIAKAAKMKNVPMMIHFSAMGIENSKLSKYAKSKLEGEKAVTSAFQEAIIIRPSLVFGKEDNFFNKFARLATVLPFLPLIGSGTTKFQPICVTDLAEVVYRIISFNKQDKKIYNMGGPKVYSFKSLLKFILNVTNRKCLLINVSFPMAKLIAFFLENKIISMLLKPITRDTNPVLTQDQVKVMMNSSIEKSADLETMKVRPLAIENVVPEYLKIYRKY, from the coding sequence GTGACAAAACGTGTAATTATTTTTGGTGGAACGGGGTTTATAGGGAAACACATCGTGAGACGCTTGGCAGCAGAAGGATATTTAATAAAGATATTCACTCGTAATCAGGAAAAAGCTGCTTGTTTAAAATTGTGTGGCAATTTGGGACGAATATCAATATTTAAAGGCGATTTTTTTGATGAAAAATCAGTTCTAGAGGGTATGGAAGAATGTGATGTAGCCATAAACTTAGTGGGAATATTATATGAAGCAAAAAAGCACGATTTTTACGCTGTTCACGTTAAAATAGCTGAAAGGATAGCAAAAGCTGCAAAAATGAAAAATGTACCCATGATGATACATTTTTCCGCTATGGGAATAGAAAATAGCAAGTTGTCAAAATATGCCAAAAGTAAATTGGAAGGTGAAAAAGCTGTAACTTCAGCATTTCAAGAAGCAATAATAATTAGGCCAAGCCTTGTATTTGGTAAAGAAGATAACTTCTTTAATAAATTTGCAAGATTAGCAACTGTTCTTCCTTTTTTGCCGCTAATTGGCAGTGGAACGACTAAATTTCAGCCAATATGTGTAACAGACTTAGCTGAAGTGGTATATCGTATTATCAGTTTTAATAAGCAAGACAAGAAAATTTATAACATGGGTGGACCAAAGGTTTACTCTTTCAAAAGCTTATTGAAGTTTATTCTGAACGTTACTAACAGAAAGTGTTTGTTGATCAATGTATCTTTTCCAATGGCAAAGTTAATAGCTTTCTTTTTAGAAAATAAAATTATTTCTATGCTGCTAAAACCAATAACCAGAGATACGAACCCTGTGCTTACTCAAGATCAGGTGAAAGTTATGATGAATAGCTCAATCGAAAAGTCAGCTGACCTTGAAACAATGAAGGTTCGACCATTAGCAATTGAAAATGTGGTGCCAGAGTACTTGAAGATTTATAGAAAGTATTGA
- a CDS encoding HIT domain-containing protein: MSNEVYDSNNIFAQILRGELPCEKVHENENVLAFRDKYPDAPVHILVIPKNQYISYDDFILKASEEEIVSFFKIVREIAHKYNLEKTGYRLVTNYGENGEQVVPHFHVHILGGKKLGKHVNS, encoded by the coding sequence ATGAGCAATGAAGTTTATGATAGCAATAACATCTTTGCTCAAATATTAAGAGGTGAGTTACCTTGTGAGAAGGTACATGAAAATGAAAATGTACTAGCTTTTCGTGATAAGTATCCTGACGCACCAGTTCACATTTTAGTTATACCAAAAAATCAATATATTTCATACGATGATTTTATTCTAAAAGCTTCCGAAGAGGAGATAGTAAGTTTTTTCAAAATTGTCAGAGAAATAGCACATAAATATAATTTAGAAAAAACAGGATATAGACTGGTCACTAACTACGGTGAAAATGGAGAGCAGGTTGTACCACACTTTCACGTGCATATTTTAGGTGGTAAAAAGTTAGGAAAGCATGTAAACTCATAG
- a CDS encoding UDP-N-acetylmuramoyl-tripeptide--D-alanyl-D-alanine ligase, whose amino-acid sequence MFKWNTNNIIDATGGRDVNGCNWTHSSNISTDTRSIKKGDLFIALKGKNFDGHNFLHEAFLKGAAAAIVSEGKYKNFPLIIVQDTLKALHDMASYYIRNILVDAKVIAITGSVGKTTTKDMLHTVLSQYGVSHANEGNLNNNIGLPLTILKAPKNCQYLILEMGMNKAGEIKELSKISNPNIAVITNIEPAHTENFSSLFDVAQAKLEILYGMKSNGTLVLNRDNKYYDYLSSHANRNVISFGKDKNAEVCLLDLIRNDDGLNLKIRLSDNQTINCNLRVQGEHFAYSLLVVAAVVQSLGLDLSKLPLALKNFSVTKGRGNIHKVKYNKKYIHLIDDSYNASPASMKTAIKTLSTYSNQRKVALLGDMLELGDKSIEFHTDLVKIVTENNIDKIYTVGKFMSELHELLPDNIKGAHFNDSNQLKSDLANIIQNNDAILVKGSRRMKMDLIVREFIIEY is encoded by the coding sequence ATGTTTAAATGGAACACAAATAATATCATTGATGCAACTGGCGGAAGAGACGTAAATGGTTGTAATTGGACACATAGCTCAAATATTTCAACAGACACAAGAAGCATAAAAAAAGGTGATTTATTTATTGCACTCAAGGGAAAGAATTTTGATGGCCATAATTTTTTGCATGAAGCGTTTTTAAAAGGGGCTGCCGCTGCAATAGTAAGTGAGGGTAAATATAAAAATTTCCCTCTCATTATTGTACAAGATACCCTGAAAGCTTTGCACGATATGGCATCATACTATATTAGAAATATTCTTGTTGATGCTAAAGTTATTGCAATTACAGGCAGTGTCGGGAAAACCACTACAAAGGATATGCTGCACACTGTTTTATCGCAATATGGAGTGTCCCATGCAAACGAAGGTAACTTAAATAATAATATAGGATTGCCTTTGACAATTCTAAAAGCTCCAAAAAACTGCCAGTACTTAATCCTTGAAATGGGAATGAATAAAGCTGGTGAAATAAAAGAATTATCAAAGATTAGTAATCCAAATATTGCAGTTATTACCAACATCGAACCTGCACATACTGAAAATTTTTCATCACTATTTGACGTTGCACAAGCGAAGTTAGAAATTCTATATGGTATGAAAAGTAATGGTACTTTGGTCTTAAACAGAGATAATAAATATTATGATTATCTCTCATCACATGCCAATAGAAATGTAATAAGCTTCGGTAAAGATAAAAATGCTGAAGTTTGTTTGTTGGACCTAATAAGAAATGATGACGGGCTAAATTTAAAAATCAGGCTGAGTGATAATCAAACTATAAACTGTAATTTACGTGTGCAAGGTGAGCATTTTGCTTATTCGCTACTTGTTGTTGCAGCAGTTGTGCAGAGCCTCGGACTTGATTTATCAAAATTACCACTTGCACTTAAGAATTTTAGTGTAACGAAAGGTAGAGGCAATATTCATAAGGTCAAATACAATAAAAAATATATACATTTAATTGATGACTCCTATAACGCCAGCCCTGCTTCGATGAAAACTGCAATAAAAACTTTGAGTACATATTCTAATCAGAGAAAAGTAGCTTTGCTTGGTGATATGTTGGAACTTGGTGATAAAAGCATAGAATTTCATACAGATTTGGTTAAGATTGTCACAGAAAATAATATAGATAAAATTTATACAGTTGGTAAATTTATGTCAGAATTGCATGAGCTTTTGCCAGATAATATAAAAGGCGCGCATTTTAATGATTCTAATCAATTGAAAAGTGATTTAGCTAACATTATTCAGAATAATGACGCAATTCTAGTTAAAGGCTCACGAAGAATGAAAATGGATCTTATTGTACGGGAATTCATAATAGAATATTAA
- the rsfS gene encoding ribosome silencing factor — MTNVSSDTESIKSMIVSIIDKNKGHDIVTLDVQNRTIIAKYMIIASGDSSRHVKALAEHVIKSLERHDKIDVEGMDEGNWVILNFQGIMVHIFRSEVREYYKIEELWN, encoded by the coding sequence ATGACTAATGTATCCAGTGATACAGAATCAATAAAAAGCATGATTGTAAGTATAATAGATAAAAATAAAGGTCACGATATAGTTACTCTCGATGTGCAGAATAGAACCATTATTGCAAAATATATGATTATTGCATCTGGTGATTCAAGTCGCCATGTGAAAGCGTTAGCTGAACACGTAATAAAAAGTCTCGAGCGACATGATAAAATAGATGTAGAAGGTATGGATGAAGGCAATTGGGTAATTTTGAATTTTCAAGGCATAATGGTTCACATATTCAGGTCAGAAGTAAGGGAGTATTATAAAATAGAAGAGTTATGGAACTGA
- a CDS encoding monovalent cation:proton antiporter-2 (CPA2) family protein, whose amino-acid sequence MHSSSQHLFDIIILLFAAVFIVIAFWKMNISPVLGYFVAGALIGSHGFNLIHSAEAMDNFAEFGVVFLLFIIGLELTFERLIAMRIHVFGFGSLQVIVTMVAIWCIALAFGVNTKMAAVIGGGLALSSTAIVLQVLQEKGSQASQVGRLSIAVLLMQDFAVVPLIVLVPLLTGNSTNSLISSLVGSLVQAAIALVLIFITGRLLLRPLFSVIAKMESNEVFISTTLLIILGAAFITEQFHLSMALGAFVAGLLVAETEHRHSVEHAVLPFKDLFLGLFFMTVGMSINIDLLLNKLPLITLLSIILIVLKTSIIYVLCRFFGFKSAPAIQAGLLLAQGGEFAFILFRLADELDVLPSEIAQVLMMVTTVTMAFTPLLSGLGDWIANSSSIEKVILDDEAIETDTQDLYNHVVVAGFGRVGYMVTKMLTAEHLSYVVVDIQSKIVKEGKSDSFPIYLGDATRYEILKSVGIERAQALVISIKNEVTVKKIVSLVATNFPYVNIIIRLPDLSNVEAYKDLGASKIIPETSEIGLQLGGAALSLSGISESGVASLKSRFRKGNYGMIKDISSDIDE is encoded by the coding sequence ATGCACAGCAGCTCTCAGCATTTGTTTGATATTATAATTCTACTTTTCGCTGCTGTGTTTATAGTCATAGCGTTTTGGAAAATGAATATCAGCCCAGTGCTCGGTTACTTCGTTGCAGGCGCGTTGATTGGTTCTCATGGATTTAATCTGATACATTCAGCTGAAGCAATGGATAATTTTGCAGAATTCGGCGTAGTTTTTCTATTATTCATTATAGGCCTTGAGTTGACCTTTGAACGCCTTATCGCCATGCGTATCCATGTATTTGGATTTGGTTCCCTTCAAGTTATAGTTACCATGGTAGCGATATGGTGCATTGCTCTTGCTTTTGGAGTGAACACTAAAATGGCAGCAGTTATCGGCGGTGGGCTTGCATTGTCCTCAACGGCAATAGTGTTACAGGTTCTGCAGGAAAAAGGCTCCCAAGCAAGTCAAGTTGGTAGGTTGTCAATAGCAGTACTATTAATGCAAGATTTTGCAGTGGTACCGCTAATAGTGTTAGTACCCTTACTTACTGGCAATTCTACAAATAGTCTGATAAGCTCACTAGTAGGTTCACTAGTACAAGCAGCTATTGCATTAGTGTTGATATTTATAACTGGTAGGTTATTACTCAGACCCTTATTTTCGGTTATTGCTAAAATGGAAAGTAACGAGGTCTTTATATCAACAACACTCTTAATAATACTAGGAGCAGCATTTATTACCGAACAATTTCATTTATCAATGGCACTGGGCGCATTCGTTGCTGGGTTATTAGTTGCAGAAACAGAACACAGGCACTCAGTGGAACACGCGGTATTGCCATTTAAAGATTTGTTTCTCGGCTTATTTTTCATGACTGTCGGTATGTCTATCAATATTGACCTTTTACTCAATAAATTGCCGCTAATTACTTTATTGTCGATCATTCTTATCGTTTTAAAAACATCTATCATATACGTATTGTGTAGATTTTTTGGATTTAAGAGTGCACCTGCCATACAAGCTGGATTATTGCTTGCACAAGGTGGTGAATTTGCATTTATCCTGTTTCGCTTAGCAGATGAGTTAGACGTACTACCAAGTGAAATCGCTCAAGTGCTTATGATGGTAACTACGGTAACTATGGCTTTCACTCCTCTTCTATCGGGACTTGGAGATTGGATAGCAAATTCATCTAGCATTGAGAAAGTAATACTAGATGATGAAGCCATTGAAACAGACACACAAGACCTTTATAACCATGTAGTAGTTGCTGGATTCGGTAGGGTAGGATATATGGTAACAAAAATGCTTACCGCAGAGCATCTAAGCTATGTTGTTGTAGATATTCAATCAAAGATAGTCAAAGAAGGGAAAAGTGACAGCTTTCCTATATATCTTGGAGATGCCACGAGATATGAAATTTTAAAATCAGTAGGAATAGAAAGAGCCCAAGCTCTCGTAATCTCAATAAAGAACGAAGTTACTGTAAAGAAGATTGTTTCTCTAGTTGCAACAAATTTTCCATATGTAAATATTATAATACGCCTACCAGATCTGAGTAATGTAGAAGCTTACAAAGATCTAGGGGCTAGTAAAATTATTCCGGAGACATCTGAGATTGGGTTGCAGCTTGGTGGAGCAGCACTAAGCCTAAGTGGTATTAGCGAAAGCGGAGTTGCGTCTCTAAAAAGTAGGTTTAGAAAAGGCAATTATGGCATGATAAAGGATATCAGCAGCGATATTGATGAGTAG
- a CDS encoding ATP-binding protein, translating into MGKTLIYLIGFPGSGKFTTAKELCKIISAVIVSNNLFNNIIFDIVKLQDAEVPDDLWEKIFAVRENMLAILEKHYIKSKHYIFTNELTEGDSYDQRLYNSVVNLSKKMGVKIFPVVLHCNNEELVRRVQSEERHQENKITYSDFAMKKIEGKRLFIPEGTLEIDNSNLSAKEVAKKIVEEMKEEKNGKLIKTSVINHLKTERTRG; encoded by the coding sequence ATGGGCAAGACTCTCATCTACTTAATCGGCTTTCCAGGCAGTGGTAAATTTACTACTGCAAAGGAACTGTGTAAAATCATTAGTGCGGTGATAGTAAGCAATAATCTATTCAATAATATTATATTTGATATTGTTAAATTACAAGATGCTGAAGTTCCAGATGATCTGTGGGAAAAGATTTTTGCAGTCAGAGAAAATATGTTAGCAATACTGGAAAAACACTACATAAAATCAAAACATTATATATTTACAAATGAATTGACAGAGGGTGATTCCTATGATCAAAGATTGTACAACTCAGTGGTAAATTTAAGTAAAAAAATGGGCGTAAAAATTTTTCCTGTAGTATTACATTGTAATAATGAGGAACTAGTAAGACGTGTTCAATCAGAAGAAAGGCACCAGGAAAATAAAATTACTTATTCGGATTTTGCTATGAAAAAAATTGAGGGGAAAAGGCTATTTATACCAGAAGGTACACTTGAAATTGATAACTCGAACTTAAGTGCAAAGGAAGTTGCAAAGAAAATTGTTGAAGAGATGAAGGAAGAAAAAAATGGAAAATTAATTAAAACTTCTGTAATAAATCATTTAAAAACAGAGCGTACTCGTGGTTGA
- a CDS encoding NADH-quinone oxidoreductase subunit B, translating into MTNQILSNDDWGRYKKEGFLVTKFGDLIDYVMNWARSGSLWPMTFGLACCAVEMMHTASSRYDLDRYGIMLRASPRQSDVMIVAGTLTNKMAAALRKVYDQMADPKYVISMGSCANGGGYYHYSYSVVRGCDRIVPVDVYVPGCPPTAEALLYGMLCLQNKIKRTQNIKHG; encoded by the coding sequence ATGACAAATCAAATTCTATCTAATGATGACTGGGGTCGTTATAAAAAAGAAGGGTTTCTTGTTACTAAATTTGGTGATTTAATAGATTATGTAATGAATTGGGCAAGATCTGGTTCATTGTGGCCAATGACATTTGGTCTTGCATGTTGCGCAGTTGAGATGATGCATACTGCATCCAGCCGTTATGATCTTGATAGATATGGCATAATGCTTCGTGCAAGCCCACGTCAATCAGATGTAATGATTGTTGCTGGCACACTAACTAATAAAATGGCAGCAGCATTGCGCAAGGTTTATGATCAAATGGCAGACCCGAAGTATGTTATTTCTATGGGAAGTTGTGCAAATGGTGGTGGTTATTACCATTACTCTTATTCAGTAGTCCGAGGCTGTGATAGAATTGTGCCAGTTGACGTGTATGTCCCTGGATGCCCACCAACCGCTGAGGCGTTGCTATATGGAATGCTATGCCTACAAAACAAAATAAAACGAACTCAGAATATAAAGCATGGATAA
- a CDS encoding thioredoxin family protein, which translates to MVALNTPKVDFSFTAKDFNLLGVDNKYYTLSDCCGKNGLIVMFICNHCPYVQSIISNLVSDVDQLKKDYQVNTVAIMSNDVNEYPEDSFENMINFAKENKFTFPYLIDSAQKIAKEYGAVCTPDFFGFNANLKLCYRGRFNDAKKEKVQNYKIGSSDLFQAMKFVAETGNPPADQKSSIGCSIKWSDPTG; encoded by the coding sequence ATGGTTGCTCTGAATACTCCTAAAGTCGATTTTAGTTTTACTGCAAAAGATTTTAATCTTTTGGGAGTAGACAATAAATACTATACATTAAGTGACTGTTGTGGAAAAAATGGTCTTATTGTAATGTTTATATGCAATCACTGTCCTTACGTTCAGTCAATTATTAGCAATCTGGTAAGCGATGTTGATCAATTGAAAAAAGATTATCAGGTAAACACCGTTGCAATAATGTCAAATGATGTAAATGAATATCCAGAAGATTCCTTTGAAAATATGATTAATTTTGCCAAAGAAAATAAGTTTACATTTCCATATTTAATTGATAGTGCACAGAAAATAGCTAAAGAGTATGGTGCTGTTTGTACTCCTGACTTTTTTGGTTTTAATGCTAATTTAAAACTTTGCTATCGTGGACGTTTTAACGACGCAAAAAAAGAAAAGGTTCAAAACTATAAAATAGGAAGTAGTGATTTATTTCAAGCTATGAAATTTGTTGCAGAAACTGGTAATCCTCCGGCTGACCAAAAGTCAAGTATTGGTTGCTCAATTAAATGGTCTGATCCTACAGGTTAA
- a CDS encoding NADH-quinone oxidoreductase subunit A, which translates to MSEYLTIVIFICVSIVVSFALGILPMFLAVSKPDGEKLSTYECGFNPLSSARKNFDIKFYLVSILFIIFDLEIAFLFPWAVSLSKISYGGFWSMMVFLAILTIGFIYEWCKGALEWE; encoded by the coding sequence ATGAGCGAGTATCTAACCATAGTAATCTTTATCTGCGTATCAATTGTAGTATCTTTTGCTTTAGGTATATTGCCTATGTTTCTTGCAGTGAGTAAGCCAGATGGTGAAAAACTTTCCACATATGAGTGTGGCTTCAATCCACTATCCAGTGCAAGAAAAAATTTTGACATTAAATTTTACCTAGTTTCAATATTATTTATAATATTTGACTTAGAAATTGCTTTTCTTTTTCCTTGGGCTGTTTCTTTATCTAAGATAAGCTATGGTGGATTTTGGTCTATGATGGTATTTCTTGCAATACTCACTATAGGTTTTATCTATGAATGGTGTAAAGGTGCATTAGAGTGGGAGTAG
- the tmk gene encoding dTMP kinase, producing MFITFEGIDGSGKTTQSKLLANHFKQIHGENNVVSTREPGGTDFAEKIRGVLLTNNIDPISELLLLISMRHEHMKKLILPALAEGKIVICDRFIDSTIAYQGYGFGVDLKLIEDLHRLAGVRYPDITFILDIDVKVGLSRAKDKNKYEEMDVNFYNKVGKGFKEIAIKEPGRCHVITEIETKNDNQVYSEIIRFLLRNSLN from the coding sequence ATGTTCATAACTTTCGAAGGAATAGACGGCTCTGGTAAAACAACACAATCTAAGCTACTTGCAAATCATTTTAAGCAAATTCACGGCGAAAATAATGTAGTGTCGACTCGAGAACCAGGTGGCACTGATTTTGCAGAAAAGATAAGAGGAGTGTTATTAACAAATAATATTGATCCTATTTCTGAACTCTTGCTACTTATCTCGATGAGGCACGAACATATGAAAAAATTAATATTACCAGCTCTTGCAGAAGGGAAAATAGTGATTTGTGATCGGTTTATTGATTCAACCATTGCATACCAAGGATATGGGTTTGGAGTTGATTTAAAACTAATAGAAGATTTGCACAGGTTGGCTGGAGTTAGATATCCAGATATTACATTTATTCTAGATATTGATGTTAAAGTTGGGTTAAGTAGAGCGAAAGACAAGAATAAATATGAAGAAATGGATGTTAATTTTTATAATAAAGTTGGAAAAGGGTTTAAAGAAATCGCCATAAAAGAGCCCGGTAGGTGCCATGTCATCACTGAAATTGAAACAAAAAATGATAATCAAGTGTACAGTGAAATTATTAGATTTCTCCTAAGAAACTCACTCAACTAA
- a CDS encoding NADH-quinone oxidoreductase subunit C, with protein MDKTARHIQKKTKCECIQKDDGIIVIYSTLDEIEKHLSFLRDDEKCRFELLVDIFGVDYPDREKRFELVYNLLSIVHNIRVHIKLQLCEGDMPPSIAKVFSTASWFEREVFDMYGIEFSDHPDLRRILTDYGFKGHPMLKDFPLTGYEEVRYDIEAKKVVYNPIDLSQDFRMLDSLSPWEGKTIKVNTKE; from the coding sequence ATGGATAAAACTGCAAGGCATATACAAAAAAAGACCAAGTGTGAGTGCATTCAAAAAGATGATGGCATTATTGTAATATATTCAACTTTAGATGAAATTGAAAAGCACCTATCCTTTCTACGTGATGATGAAAAGTGTAGGTTTGAACTATTAGTTGATATTTTTGGGGTTGACTATCCAGATCGAGAAAAGCGCTTTGAGTTAGTGTACAATTTACTCAGCATTGTGCATAATATTAGAGTACACATAAAACTTCAATTATGTGAGGGCGATATGCCTCCAAGCATAGCAAAGGTATTTAGCACAGCTTCGTGGTTTGAGCGTGAAGTGTTTGATATGTATGGAATAGAATTCTCTGATCACCCTGATTTGCGTAGGATTCTAACAGACTACGGATTCAAAGGTCATCCAATGTTAAAAGATTTCCCTCTCACTGGTTATGAGGAAGTAAGATACGATATAGAGGCAAAAAAGGTTGTATATAATCCTATAGATTTATCGCAAGATTTTCGTATGCTTGATAGCCTATCGCCTTGGGAAGGTAAAACCATAAAAGTAAATACAAAGGAGTAG
- a CDS encoding RNA pyrophosphohydrolase, whose product MVEQKDKYRPCVGIMLFNRQGHAFIGKRFDSDSYWQMPQGGIDDGEEPEHAALRELLEEVGTDKTEIIAESKGWIYYNLPEEFIPTCWNGKYSGQKQRWFLMRFYGENQDININYTDHPEFKEWRWQSIDDLVANAISFKKEVYKTVIEEFSSIIKASTISS is encoded by the coding sequence GTGGTTGAGCAGAAAGATAAGTATCGTCCTTGTGTTGGCATAATGCTATTTAACAGACAAGGACATGCCTTTATTGGAAAACGCTTTGATAGCGACTCTTACTGGCAGATGCCACAAGGAGGGATTGATGATGGTGAAGAGCCGGAACATGCAGCGCTACGTGAGTTGCTAGAGGAAGTTGGCACTGATAAAACAGAGATTATAGCCGAAAGTAAGGGTTGGATATACTACAACTTACCTGAGGAATTTATACCAACTTGTTGGAATGGGAAGTATTCTGGACAAAAGCAGAGATGGTTCTTAATGAGGTTTTATGGGGAGAACCAAGATATTAATATTAACTATACTGATCATCCAGAGTTCAAAGAGTGGCGTTGGCAAAGTATAGATGATTTAGTAGCCAATGCTATATCATTTAAAAAAGAAGTTTATAAGACAGTGATAGAAGAGTTTTCTTCTATAATAAAAGCCTCAACAATAAGCTCATGA
- a CDS encoding TatD family hydrolase gives MIVDSHCHLIYFSDDEIPKVISRAEQNGVKILHNICVSIDDIPKLLKISSSYDQVYFSVGIHPLDAAIENGECIHADELVEFTKNQKVISIGETGLDFYKSDNKDNQKKSFASHIEAARITGLPLVIHTRNADDEMIDILKSEMKTGTFGGVMHCFASSKELAYQSIDLGLYISFSGIITFKNASLLRGIAQGVPRERVLVETDAPYLSPEPYRGKKNEPAMVKYIVDCLAELWNELPDKVAEITTSNFFRLFTKLELQGNSIKPLICL, from the coding sequence ATGATAGTAGATTCTCATTGCCACTTGATTTATTTTTCTGATGATGAAATACCAAAAGTAATTTCAAGGGCAGAGCAAAATGGTGTAAAAATTTTGCATAACATATGCGTAAGCATTGATGATATCCCTAAATTATTAAAAATTTCTTCATCATACGATCAAGTCTACTTCTCTGTTGGTATACATCCACTTGATGCTGCTATAGAAAACGGTGAGTGTATACATGCTGATGAATTAGTTGAATTTACTAAGAATCAAAAGGTAATTAGTATCGGTGAAACCGGGTTAGATTTTTATAAATCTGACAACAAAGACAATCAGAAAAAAAGTTTTGCATCACACATAGAAGCAGCAAGAATAACTGGGTTGCCCTTAGTTATTCACACTAGAAATGCTGATGATGAGATGATTGATATATTAAAATCAGAAATGAAAACTGGCACTTTTGGTGGAGTAATGCACTGCTTTGCTTCCTCTAAAGAGCTTGCTTATCAATCTATAGATTTAGGGTTATATATTTCATTTTCTGGAATCATTACTTTTAAAAATGCGAGCTTACTCAGAGGAATTGCACAAGGTGTACCACGCGAACGTGTTTTGGTTGAAACTGATGCACCGTATCTATCACCTGAGCCTTACAGAGGAAAAAAGAACGAACCAGCAATGGTAAAATATATTGTGGATTGTTTGGCAGAGTTATGGAATGAGTTACCCGATAAAGTAGCAGAAATAACCACAAGCAACTTTTTTAGGTTGTTTACGAAACTTGAGCTACAGGGAAATTCTATAAAACCATTGATTTGCTTATGA